The sequence TTTACAGGTATTCTGTCTATGGTATTCTTTCAATTTTATGATTAGTTAACATGCAAAGATCATTAATACTGGCTTCCCAAAGCCCTAGAAGAAAACAATTACTGGAATGGGCTGAAATTAATTTTACAATTGAAGTTGTAGAAACGGATGAAAGTTTTTCAACGGAAATGGATCCTACTGAAATTCCCATTCATATTGCCCGCGCAAAAGCAATTGCTGTTCAGGAAAAAAGAAAGCTGGATGGTAAAGATTTTGAATCACCAGTTTATTTGGCAGCGGATACTGTTGTGGTATTAAACAACGAGATCATCAATAAGCCAAAAGATAGAGCAGATGCCATTGC is a genomic window of Sediminibacterium sp. TEGAF015 containing:
- a CDS encoding Maf family protein — encoded protein: MQRSLILASQSPRRKQLLEWAEINFTIEVVETDESFSTEMDPTEIPIHIARAKAIAVQEKRKLDGKDFESPVYLAADTVVVLNNEIINKPKDRADAIAMLSRLSGQQHRVITGVVILDKQEEIAFSETTHVQFHALSQAQIEHYVDQYKPYDKAGAYAIQEWIGVIGIASINGDFYNVMGLPVSRVVKALPVF